In one Desulfoferula mesophila genomic region, the following are encoded:
- a CDS encoding SDR family NAD(P)-dependent oxidoreductase, whose translation MPYQSNAFSLENKVSLVTGGGRGIGLGIAEVLAGAGSDLVLVARSESQLQSSAEMLRERYGREVETISADLSQVGDYGDIVRQTVDRFGRLDVLINNAGSNIRKPFLEFEPEDFDRVMAIQLRGAYFMAQAAARQMAQAGGGKIINLASLTSKIAVPNISAYGAAKGGILSLTKSMAVELAANGINVNAVAPGYVRTSMTEAAFTNSDTQDWMLSRIPLKRFGAPEDIGYAALFLACPASDYITGEVIFIDGGWMAA comes from the coding sequence ATGCCATACCAGAGCAACGCCTTTTCCCTCGAAAATAAAGTCAGCTTGGTTACCGGCGGTGGCCGGGGTATTGGCCTGGGCATAGCCGAAGTGCTGGCCGGGGCCGGCTCCGACCTGGTGCTGGTGGCCCGCAGCGAGAGCCAGTTGCAATCCTCCGCCGAGATGCTCCGGGAGCGCTACGGCCGCGAGGTGGAGACCATCAGCGCCGACCTGAGCCAGGTGGGTGACTATGGCGACATAGTCCGGCAGACCGTGGACCGCTTCGGCCGCCTGGACGTGCTCATCAACAACGCCGGCTCCAACATCCGCAAGCCGTTTTTGGAGTTCGAGCCGGAAGATTTCGACAGGGTCATGGCCATCCAGCTGCGCGGCGCCTATTTCATGGCCCAGGCGGCGGCCCGGCAAATGGCCCAGGCCGGCGGCGGCAAGATCATCAACCTGGCCTCACTGACCAGCAAGATCGCGGTGCCCAATATTTCGGCCTACGGCGCGGCCAAGGGGGGCATCCTTTCCTTGACCAAATCCATGGCCGTGGAATTGGCGGCCAACGGCATCAACGTTAACGCGGTGGCTCCCGGTTACGTGCGCACCAGCATGACCGAGGCCGCCTTCACCAACTCCGACACCCAGGACTGGATGCTCTCTCGCATCCCTCTAAAAAGGTTCGGGGCTCCCGAGGACATCGGATATGCGGCCCTGTTCCTGGCTTGCCCGGCCTCCGATTACATAACCGGCGAAGTCATCTTCATCGATGGGGGTTGGATGGCCGCTTGA
- a CDS encoding iron-containing alcohol dehydrogenase produces MISFSKPNVYGCIGPRQLMLGDGSAGQLQQLLKGWNISGGDLLLVADKEVVKLGLDRKAAEPLEAAGYGVAVFDGIVGEPTLEIAEALIDFARSKPFQAVIGMGGGSSLDMSKLAAAMATNPEKLTDHLGATSFARAPLPLINIPTTAGTGAEATAVSMLSVQGRKAVVVSPQLVPSAAVLDAELTKTLPAKITAATGMDALSHALEAFMSINANPYSDTQATTCMSIVARWLKTACEDGSNMEARRAMIYGAYVGGLALNAGVVLGHSVAYTIANRSHLPHGVSCAMALPFTIAYNLTAIPERIAQAAELVLDKPGAKPEELAIWVDELNLALGLPRSLQEVNISAEDVPAMITECVERYPRPTSPATIDAGRLQVLYKTMVTGDVAKAIEYYQGG; encoded by the coding sequence ATGATATCATTTAGTAAGCCAAACGTATACGGATGCATCGGTCCGCGCCAGCTCATGCTGGGCGACGGCTCTGCCGGCCAGTTGCAGCAACTGCTCAAGGGCTGGAACATCAGTGGGGGCGACCTGCTCCTGGTGGCTGACAAGGAAGTGGTCAAGCTGGGTTTGGACCGCAAGGCGGCCGAGCCCCTGGAGGCGGCCGGCTATGGCGTGGCGGTGTTCGACGGCATCGTGGGCGAGCCCACCCTGGAGATCGCCGAGGCATTGATCGATTTCGCCCGCAGCAAGCCCTTCCAGGCGGTTATCGGCATGGGGGGCGGCAGTTCCCTGGACATGTCCAAGCTGGCCGCCGCCATGGCCACCAACCCCGAGAAACTTACCGACCACCTGGGCGCCACCAGCTTTGCCCGGGCCCCGTTGCCCTTAATAAACATACCCACCACCGCGGGAACCGGGGCCGAGGCCACCGCCGTGTCCATGCTCTCGGTGCAGGGGCGCAAGGCCGTGGTGGTCAGCCCTCAGTTGGTGCCCTCGGCGGCCGTGTTGGACGCCGAGCTGACCAAGACCTTGCCCGCCAAGATCACCGCGGCCACGGGCATGGACGCGCTCAGCCACGCCCTGGAAGCCTTCATGTCCATCAACGCCAACCCCTATAGCGACACTCAGGCCACTACCTGCATGTCCATCGTGGCCCGTTGGCTCAAGACCGCCTGTGAGGACGGCTCCAACATGGAGGCGAGGCGGGCTATGATCTACGGGGCTTACGTGGGCGGCTTAGCCCTGAACGCGGGGGTGGTCCTGGGCCATTCGGTGGCCTATACCATTGCCAACCGCAGCCATCTGCCCCACGGCGTGTCCTGCGCCATGGCCTTGCCCTTTACCATCGCCTACAACCTGACCGCCATCCCCGAGCGTATCGCCCAGGCGGCGGAGTTGGTGCTGGACAAGCCGGGGGCCAAGCCCGAGGAGTTGGCGATCTGGGTGGACGAGCTGAACCTGGCCCTGGGGCTGCCCCGCTCCCTGCAGGAGGTGAACATCAGCGCCGAGGACGTGCCGGCCATGATCACCGAGTGCGTGGAACGCTACCCCCGGCCCACCAGCCCGGCTACCATAGACGCCGGTCGGTTGCAAGTGTTATACAAAACTATGGTCACCGGCGATGTCGCCAAGGCCATCGAGTATTACCAAGGGGGTTGA
- a CDS encoding ABC transporter substrate-binding protein, with the protein MKKLLLVTLALALMMSLAPLSFAADKEITIGALYPRSGPLALLGEESWRGAEIARMVRNQNGGINGKQIVFANGDCSDVAAARSEAERLIEKDKVGLIIGSYSSSRSMAATEVAARKGIPYFELGAIANAITERGYKTVYRTNSTAAMFSKSQVDFIVDYLAPAIGKKPKDVKVSVAHEDSDYGTSVAASFNKLAEKAGLNVVSIEPYASSSSDLSPVIFRLKKADPDVIVLVSYANDAILLGRQAAEYKLNKPFIATGGGHSLQSFAKALGKNANGILNVDFTQYDVNTKFTPGLKKFLDLYRKTYKEEPRSGHSLTNFMGANVVFDIIEKAGSLDADKIRKAAMAVDIPLGKTANGWGVKFDENGQNIRAAAFVSQWRDGKLLTVYPLGAAVTKPVLPKK; encoded by the coding sequence ATGAAAAAGCTTTTACTGGTTACCTTGGCGCTGGCGCTCATGATGTCTCTGGCGCCCCTGTCATTTGCCGCCGACAAGGAGATAACTATCGGCGCCCTTTATCCCCGTTCCGGGCCCCTAGCCCTGCTGGGCGAGGAAAGCTGGCGTGGGGCCGAGATAGCCCGCATGGTCCGCAACCAGAACGGTGGCATCAATGGCAAGCAAATCGTGTTCGCCAATGGCGACTGCTCCGACGTGGCCGCCGCCCGCTCAGAAGCGGAGAGGCTTATCGAAAAGGATAAAGTCGGGCTGATCATTGGCTCTTATTCCAGCTCCCGCAGCATGGCTGCCACCGAGGTGGCCGCGCGAAAGGGAATCCCCTACTTTGAGTTGGGGGCCATCGCCAACGCCATCACCGAGCGCGGCTACAAAACGGTGTATCGCACCAACAGCACCGCGGCCATGTTCAGCAAGAGCCAGGTGGACTTCATCGTCGACTATCTCGCTCCGGCTATTGGCAAGAAGCCCAAGGACGTCAAGGTTTCCGTGGCTCACGAGGACTCCGATTACGGCACCTCCGTGGCCGCCAGCTTCAATAAATTGGCCGAAAAGGCCGGTTTGAATGTGGTTTCCATCGAGCCCTACGCCTCCAGCTCCAGCGACTTGTCGCCGGTCATCTTCCGCCTGAAGAAGGCCGATCCCGACGTGATCGTGCTTGTGTCCTACGCCAACGACGCTATCCTGCTGGGTCGTCAGGCTGCTGAGTATAAGCTCAACAAGCCCTTCATCGCCACCGGTGGAGGCCACAGCCTGCAAAGCTTTGCCAAGGCTCTAGGGAAAAATGCCAACGGTATACTTAACGTCGACTTCACCCAGTACGATGTAAACACCAAATTTACTCCGGGTCTTAAGAAGTTCCTGGATCTCTACCGCAAGACCTATAAAGAGGAGCCCCGCTCCGGTCACAGCCTGACCAACTTCATGGGCGCCAATGTGGTCTTTGATATTATCGAAAAGGCCGGAAGTCTTGACGCGGATAAGATTCGCAAAGCCGCCATGGCCGTGGATATCCCCCTTGGCAAGACTGCCAACGGTTGGGGCGTCAAGTTCGACGAGAACGGCCAGAACATACGTGCAGCAGCGTTTGTTTCCCAGTGGCGCGACGGCAAGCTGCTCACTGTGTACCCCTTGGGTGCCGCTGTAACCAAGCCCGTACTTCCCAAGAAGTAG
- a CDS encoding branched-chain amino acid ABC transporter permease translates to MELIVQVCVSGLLLGGIYALISIGLNLIFGVVRIINFAHGEMVMVAMYLTFWLNYFFGMDPYVSAIIVLPVMFLFGVVIQRIIVQPIQSSSANMKIFATVALSLILQNVALIVCTGNFRTVQVSYGMGTFELAGIFISIPRLVAFFAALGSITLLYYFLKSTYTGKALRAIVEDPIIARLMGVKVQKLYMLAFGIGCAFTALGGVLLMPFSSVYPTVGIPFTLIAFIVVVLGGLGSMTGTFLAGLFIGVVEAVGGTYVSPALKEAIYFGIFIIAILIRPQGIFGKGAGSEEVGLK, encoded by the coding sequence ATGGAGTTGATTGTCCAAGTCTGCGTATCGGGTCTCCTTCTCGGTGGGATCTACGCACTTATAAGCATCGGGTTGAACCTGATCTTCGGCGTGGTCCGCATCATCAACTTCGCTCACGGCGAGATGGTCATGGTGGCTATGTACCTGACCTTCTGGCTCAACTATTTTTTCGGCATGGATCCCTACGTGTCGGCGATCATAGTTTTGCCGGTGATGTTCCTGTTCGGCGTCGTGATCCAGCGGATCATTGTTCAGCCGATTCAAAGTTCCTCGGCAAACATGAAGATTTTCGCCACGGTGGCCCTATCTTTGATTTTGCAGAACGTGGCCCTGATCGTTTGCACGGGCAACTTCCGCACGGTGCAGGTTTCCTACGGAATGGGCACCTTCGAGCTGGCCGGCATATTCATCAGCATCCCCAGGCTGGTGGCCTTCTTCGCCGCTCTTGGTTCCATTACACTGCTCTACTATTTCTTGAAAAGCACCTACACGGGCAAGGCCCTTAGGGCCATCGTGGAGGACCCGATCATCGCCCGCCTTATGGGCGTCAAGGTTCAAAAGCTTTACATGTTGGCGTTCGGCATCGGTTGCGCGTTCACGGCCCTGGGCGGCGTGCTGCTCATGCCCTTTAGCTCTGTGTACCCCACGGTGGGCATCCCCTTCACCCTTATCGCCTTTATCGTGGTGGTGCTGGGTGGTTTGGGTAGCATGACCGGGACCTTCCTGGCGGGACTTTTCATCGGCGTGGTCGAAGCGGTGGGCGGCACTTACGTTTCCCCGGCCCTGAAGGAAGCGATTTACTTCGGCATTTTCATCATCGCAATCCTCATCCGGCCCCAGGGAATCTTCGGTAAGGGCGCGGGCTCCGAGGAGGTTGGTTTAAAGTGA
- a CDS encoding branched-chain amino acid ABC transporter permease has translation MRTSKFKTAAIILLLALLVVPLFFTSTFVLHMFTLVFFYIALTAAWNIPAFGGKFSLGHAAFFGLGAYTASILYVKLGISPFIGIVAGTFVAMLGGVILTFPLIRLKGPFFTLASIAFAEVLRMVAVDWRALTNGSVGINIPFKPSWLNLTFTSGAPFYYIALGMAILVILLAWWIRSSALGYHLRAAAADEDAARALGINTARAHFLGLMWSSGLTGMIAVFYVFYNYVLEPGTAFSLPLFSLQPAMNGIIGGMGTVWGPVIGAIIMTPLGEFLRFYLGTIQQGLNFVVYGLMLIAVVNFVPGGIISLLEPWFKKKKTDEPSSADN, from the coding sequence GTGAGAACTAGCAAGTTTAAAACAGCCGCAATCATCCTTTTGCTGGCTTTGTTGGTGGTGCCCCTGTTCTTCACTTCCACCTTCGTCCTGCACATGTTCACCCTGGTGTTCTTCTACATAGCCTTGACCGCCGCCTGGAACATCCCGGCCTTTGGCGGCAAGTTCTCCCTGGGACACGCCGCATTCTTCGGCCTTGGGGCCTACACCGCCTCCATCCTCTACGTCAAGCTGGGTATATCGCCATTCATCGGCATAGTGGCTGGAACCTTTGTGGCCATGCTGGGCGGCGTGATCTTGACCTTCCCTTTGATCCGGCTCAAGGGCCCCTTCTTCACCCTGGCCTCCATCGCCTTTGCCGAGGTATTGCGTATGGTGGCCGTGGACTGGCGCGCCTTGACCAATGGCTCGGTGGGCATCAATATTCCCTTCAAACCCAGTTGGCTTAACCTGACCTTCACCAGCGGAGCGCCCTTTTACTATATCGCCTTGGGCATGGCCATCCTGGTCATTCTTCTGGCTTGGTGGATTCGCTCCTCTGCCTTGGGTTATCATCTTCGGGCGGCGGCGGCCGACGAAGACGCCGCCCGCGCCCTAGGTATCAACACCGCCAGGGCCCACTTCCTGGGCCTGATGTGGAGCTCGGGGCTCACTGGCATGATCGCCGTGTTCTACGTGTTCTACAACTACGTGCTGGAGCCGGGTACCGCCTTCTCCCTGCCCCTGTTCTCACTGCAGCCGGCCATGAACGGCATCATAGGTGGTATGGGCACGGTCTGGGGGCCGGTGATCGGCGCCATCATCATGACCCCGCTCGGTGAGTTCCTGCGCTTCTATCTGGGTACCATCCAGCAAGGCCTGAACTTCGTGGTTTACGGCCTCATGCTCATCGCGGTGGTCAACTTCGTGCCGGGCGGCATCATCAGCTTGCTGGAGCCCTGGTTCAAGAAGAAGAAAACCGATGAACCCTCTTCCGCGGACAACTAG
- a CDS encoding ABC transporter ATP-binding protein: protein MDNLLVVKDLTKNFGGLAAVSEVSFEVRRGEILGLIGPNGAGKTTLFNLISGLLASDRGSITLEGEELSKKPPYKRSAMGVGRTFQVVRPFDMTVLENVMVPIFAHYKTAKEARQKAHEILEMVKISHLAEKMPANLTLAQRKRIEVARALATKPKLLLLDEVLAGLNPSEVAENLPLIRQVRDSGVTILFIEHLMDAMMAISERVLVMDQGALIACGTPDEVTSDQCVITAYLGEEAPEC from the coding sequence ATGGACAACCTGCTAGTCGTAAAAGACCTGACCAAAAACTTCGGCGGCCTGGCCGCGGTGAGCGAGGTCAGCTTTGAGGTGCGCCGCGGTGAGATATTGGGCCTTATCGGCCCCAACGGCGCCGGCAAAACCACTCTGTTCAATCTTATATCCGGCCTTTTGGCCAGCGACCGGGGCAGCATAACCCTGGAGGGCGAGGAGCTGAGCAAAAAGCCGCCCTACAAGCGCAGCGCCATGGGCGTCGGCCGCACCTTTCAGGTGGTGCGCCCCTTTGACATGACCGTTCTGGAAAACGTCATGGTGCCCATCTTCGCCCATTACAAGACCGCCAAGGAGGCCCGACAAAAGGCCCACGAAATCTTGGAAATGGTGAAGATATCCCACCTGGCCGAGAAGATGCCCGCCAATCTGACCCTGGCCCAGCGCAAGCGCATCGAAGTGGCCCGGGCCTTGGCCACCAAACCCAAGCTTTTGCTCCTGGACGAGGTTCTGGCCGGGCTCAACCCCTCCGAGGTTGCGGAAAACCTGCCCCTGATCCGCCAGGTCCGCGACAGCGGGGTTACAATTCTTTTCATCGAGCACCTGATGGACGCCATGATGGCCATTTCCGAGCGGGTCTTGGTCATGGACCAGGGCGCGCTCATCGCGTGCGGCACGCCTGATGAAGTGACCAGTGACCAGTGCGTCATTACGGCGTATCTGGGCGAGGAGGCGCCAGAGTGTTAA
- a CDS encoding ABC transporter ATP-binding protein has product MLSIEKVDSYYGDFQALRDVNLEVNEGKIVALLGPNAAGKTTLLSTISGMVPYRKGSITFQGQDINAMNPEDIVSMGVALVPEGRRLFGTLTVLENLEMGAYAKHARKDLQKNLDRVYDLFPILKERSSQQAGSLSGGEQQMCAIARGLMTEPRLLMIDEMSLGLSPVLVQEMFRMVSEIAKTGVTIFLVEQQVNHALKIADEAYIMEKGTVVLHGPSSEIANDDYVKTVYLGK; this is encoded by the coding sequence GTGTTAAGCATCGAAAAGGTTGATTCCTACTACGGTGATTTCCAGGCGCTAAGGGACGTGAACCTGGAAGTCAACGAAGGGAAGATCGTGGCCCTATTGGGGCCCAATGCGGCCGGTAAGACCACTTTGCTTTCCACCATCAGCGGCATGGTGCCCTACCGCAAAGGCAGCATTACCTTCCAGGGGCAGGACATCAACGCCATGAACCCCGAGGACATCGTGTCCATGGGTGTCGCACTGGTTCCCGAGGGGCGCAGGCTTTTCGGCACCCTGACTGTCCTGGAAAACCTGGAGATGGGTGCCTATGCCAAGCACGCCCGCAAGGATCTTCAAAAAAATCTGGACAGGGTTTACGATCTGTTTCCCATCCTCAAGGAACGCTCCTCCCAGCAGGCGGGGTCGCTTTCCGGCGGGGAGCAGCAAATGTGCGCCATCGCTCGGGGCCTGATGACCGAACCGCGCCTGTTGATGATCGACGAAATGTCCCTGGGCTTGTCGCCAGTGCTGGTCCAGGAGATGTTCCGCATGGTCAGCGAAATCGCCAAAACCGGGGTGACCATCTTCCTGGTGGAGCAGCAGGTGAACCACGCCCTCAAGATAGCCGACGAGGCCTACATCATGGAAAAGGGCACCGTGGTCCTGCACGGACCCAGCTCCGAGATCGCCAACGACGATTACGTCAAGACCGTTTACCTGGGAAAATAG
- a CDS encoding zinc-dependent alcohol dehydrogenase — MKAFVKHGTQPGQVAVTEVSRPAPGPGEVLIKVSGCGICGSDLHAFNNDPGYEFVTPPVILGHEFSGVVVETGPGVDPGKVGDHVTAVAIQGCLKCPTCLAGGSHLCPDRQVIGLHFDGAMAGFVVTKADQLLSLPSNLDLNLAPLVEPVSVALHALRRTVIRPGDKVVVSGPGPIGLLCAGLAKLHGARVLLLGMNRDAKVRLPAAQRLGLETAIVEGESPEELVRSTFGEGMADLFIEASGAAPALKSGFNLVRRGGTILIVALYNSELTWFPSPSVRNELSILLSYASTRPDYEQAINLMANQAMDFSVLAQHFPLEKAEEAFREALGGQLLKPVLVV; from the coding sequence ATGAAAGCGTTCGTCAAGCATGGCACCCAGCCGGGGCAAGTGGCGGTAACCGAAGTGTCGCGCCCGGCCCCCGGGCCTGGGGAGGTGCTCATCAAGGTGAGCGGTTGCGGCATCTGCGGCAGCGATCTGCACGCCTTCAACAACGACCCCGGCTACGAGTTCGTCACCCCGCCGGTGATCCTGGGGCACGAGTTCTCCGGCGTGGTGGTGGAAACCGGCCCGGGGGTGGACCCGGGCAAGGTCGGCGACCACGTCACCGCCGTGGCCATCCAAGGCTGTCTGAAATGCCCCACCTGCTTGGCGGGCGGCAGCCACCTTTGCCCGGACCGCCAGGTCATCGGCCTGCATTTCGATGGGGCCATGGCCGGATTCGTGGTGACCAAGGCGGACCAGCTTTTGTCGCTGCCCAGCAACCTCGACCTCAACCTGGCCCCTTTGGTGGAGCCGGTTTCCGTGGCCCTGCACGCCCTCAGGCGCACCGTGATCCGCCCCGGCGACAAGGTGGTGGTCAGCGGGCCCGGTCCCATAGGCCTGCTCTGCGCCGGCCTGGCCAAGCTGCACGGGGCCAGGGTGCTGCTGTTGGGCATGAACCGCGACGCCAAGGTTCGCCTGCCCGCGGCCCAGCGCCTGGGCCTGGAAACGGCCATCGTGGAAGGCGAGTCGCCCGAGGAGTTGGTGCGCTCCACCTTCGGCGAAGGCATGGCCGACCTTTTCATAGAGGCTTCGGGGGCGGCCCCCGCCTTGAAGTCCGGCTTCAACCTGGTGCGCCGGGGCGGGACCATTTTGATCGTGGCCCTGTACAACAGCGAACTGACCTGGTTCCCCAGCCCATCGGTGCGCAACGAACTGAGCATTTTGCTCAGCTATGCCAGCACTCGGCCCGACTATGAGCAGGCCATCAACCTTATGGCCAACCAGGCCATGGATTTTTCGGTTTTGGCGCAGCATTTCCCCTTGGAAAAGGCCGAAGAGGCCTTCCGAGAGGCTCTGGGCGGCCAGTTGCTCAAGCCGGTTCTGGTGGTTTGA
- a CDS encoding MoaD/ThiS family protein, whose protein sequence is MRVELSQAFEKAAGVPCLDISLPGPVSLRELLELLARERAFFAKYLSYQDDALLGAHLSVFCAGRLLKLDDAVDDGDTVKLFLPVTGG, encoded by the coding sequence ATGCGAGTAGAGCTTTCCCAGGCCTTTGAAAAAGCGGCCGGCGTCCCGTGCCTGGATATAAGCCTGCCGGGCCCCGTCTCCCTGCGCGAGCTTCTGGAGCTTTTGGCCCGGGAGCGCGCCTTTTTTGCCAAGTACCTTTCCTACCAAGACGACGCCCTGTTGGGCGCCCACCTCAGCGTTTTTTGCGCGGGCAGATTACTTAAACTCGACGACGCCGTGGACGACGGCGACACCGTGAAACTGTTTTTGCCGGTTACCGGCGGATAA
- a CDS encoding aldehyde ferredoxin oxidoreductase family protein, with product MSGYHHKLLRVDLNNRQVKAQDLDPELTDKFVGGAGVAAKILYEETKADTEPLSPENVFIAMTGPFTGTKVPSSGRHHIVARSPLTGIFGEANVGGSWGVMLKKAGYDGVVVTGKADKPVYVAISEDKAEIRDAAEIWGQDAEESAKWLKAQTSKKAAAAVIGQAGERLAPIAGVPHIGTLTRAAARTGLGAVMGSKNLKALVAVGDGAAPVADPEGLAESVKKLLKHITTATETFGKYGTGGGAENYEKLGNFPLKNWKQGRWPGVSKINGVVLHDTVLTGRKGCWGCPIACGRHIKITEGPYAGLEGAGPEYETMGTMGGECLVEDLEAICKANDLCNRYGLDTISAGATIAFAMEAFERGLITTEDTGGVELTWGSGEALVAMVEKMGKREGIGELMSQGSKAMAEALGRNAIEFAVHVKGLEPSAHDPRRFFSQALSYGTSGRGACHNASWSHPYELAMNMPEIGIAEPQDAYQVEGKAAFTATFQNLMCVQDCAVLCRFTQIGKAVTVNDVVEWMSLVTGKNWDVDSLMKVGERTFNLKRLYNTRVGVSRKDDFLPPRFMTLNREGEELTNQLPPMGRLLSDYYKHRGWSEEGIPTPQTISDLGIA from the coding sequence ATGTCTGGATACCATCACAAGCTTCTCAGGGTCGATTTGAACAACCGCCAAGTAAAGGCGCAGGACCTGGACCCGGAGTTGACCGATAAATTCGTGGGCGGCGCGGGAGTGGCGGCCAAGATCCTTTACGAGGAGACCAAGGCCGACACCGAGCCGCTGAGCCCGGAAAACGTCTTCATCGCCATGACCGGGCCCTTCACAGGCACCAAGGTGCCTTCCTCGGGCCGCCACCACATCGTGGCCCGCTCGCCCCTTACCGGTATTTTCGGCGAGGCCAACGTGGGCGGCTCCTGGGGGGTGATGCTCAAGAAGGCGGGCTACGACGGTGTGGTGGTCACGGGCAAGGCCGACAAGCCGGTGTACGTGGCCATCAGCGAGGACAAGGCCGAGATTCGCGACGCCGCTGAGATCTGGGGCCAGGACGCCGAGGAGTCGGCCAAGTGGCTCAAGGCCCAGACTTCCAAAAAGGCGGCGGCGGCGGTGATCGGCCAGGCGGGCGAGCGCCTGGCGCCCATCGCCGGGGTGCCCCACATCGGCACCCTGACCCGGGCGGCGGCGCGCACCGGCCTGGGGGCGGTTATGGGCTCCAAGAATCTCAAGGCCCTGGTGGCCGTGGGGGACGGCGCCGCGCCGGTGGCCGATCCCGAGGGCCTGGCTGAGAGCGTCAAAAAACTGCTCAAGCACATCACCACCGCCACCGAGACCTTCGGCAAGTACGGCACCGGCGGCGGCGCGGAGAACTACGAGAAGCTGGGCAACTTCCCTTTGAAGAACTGGAAGCAGGGGCGCTGGCCCGGTGTGTCCAAGATCAACGGGGTGGTGCTGCACGACACGGTGCTCACCGGGCGCAAGGGCTGTTGGGGCTGCCCCATCGCCTGCGGCCGGCACATCAAGATCACCGAAGGCCCCTACGCGGGCCTGGAGGGCGCGGGGCCGGAATACGAGACCATGGGCACCATGGGCGGCGAGTGCCTGGTGGAAGACCTGGAGGCCATCTGCAAGGCCAACGACCTGTGCAACCGCTACGGCCTGGACACCATATCCGCCGGGGCTACCATCGCCTTTGCCATGGAGGCCTTTGAAAGGGGTCTGATCACCACCGAGGACACCGGCGGGGTGGAGCTGACCTGGGGCAGCGGCGAGGCCCTGGTGGCCATGGTGGAAAAGATGGGCAAGCGCGAAGGCATCGGCGAGCTGATGAGCCAAGGCTCCAAGGCCATGGCCGAGGCCCTGGGCCGCAACGCCATCGAGTTCGCGGTGCACGTCAAGGGCCTGGAGCCCTCGGCCCACGATCCCCGGCGCTTTTTCAGCCAGGCCTTGTCCTACGGCACCAGCGGCCGGGGGGCCTGCCACAACGCCAGTTGGAGCCATCCCTACGAACTGGCCATGAACATGCCCGAGATCGGCATAGCGGAGCCTCAGGACGCCTATCAGGTGGAGGGCAAGGCGGCCTTTACCGCCACCTTCCAGAACCTGATGTGCGTGCAGGACTGCGCGGTGCTGTGCCGCTTCACCCAGATCGGCAAGGCGGTGACGGTCAACGACGTGGTGGAGTGGATGTCCCTGGTCACCGGCAAAAACTGGGACGTGGACTCGCTCATGAAGGTGGGCGAGCGCACCTTCAACCTCAAACGCCTGTACAACACCCGGGTGGGCGTAAGCCGCAAGGACGACTTCCTGCCGCCGCGCTTCATGACCCTCAACCGCGAGGGCGAGGAACTGACCAACCAACTGCCGCCCATGGGTCGCCTGCTCAGCGACTATTACAAGCATCGCGGCTGGAGCGAGGAGGGGATTCCCACCCCGCAGACCATCAGTGATTTGGGTATCGCCTAG